A portion of the Leptospira barantonii genome contains these proteins:
- a CDS encoding ABC transporter permease, which translates to MNLHAVKAIYLFEMSRTWRTLFQSIASPVISTSLYFVVFGSAIGSRIQEVDGVGYGSFIVPGLIMLSLLTESISNSSFGIYFPKFTGTIYEILAAPISMAEIVIGFVGAAASKSVILGTIMLATASLFVPVKIAHPFVMILFLLLTSISFSLFGFIIGIWADSFEKLQIIPLLIITPLVFLGGSFYSASMLPPFWQKVTLFNPVLYLVSGFRWSFYEIADVSVGVSLSMVFLFLTICLTLVWLIFKTGYKIKK; encoded by the coding sequence ATGAATCTGCACGCTGTCAAAGCCATTTATCTTTTCGAGATGTCCAGAACTTGGAGAACACTTTTTCAGAGCATCGCTTCTCCAGTCATTTCAACTTCTCTTTACTTCGTCGTATTCGGTTCCGCGATCGGTTCCAGAATCCAAGAAGTGGACGGAGTCGGTTACGGTTCGTTTATCGTTCCGGGTTTGATCATGTTGTCGTTATTGACGGAAAGTATTTCCAATTCTTCTTTTGGAATTTACTTCCCCAAGTTTACGGGAACGATCTACGAAATTCTTGCGGCTCCGATTTCGATGGCGGAAATCGTGATCGGTTTCGTCGGAGCGGCCGCATCCAAATCGGTGATCTTAGGAACGATCATGCTTGCGACCGCGTCCTTGTTCGTCCCCGTTAAAATCGCACACCCGTTTGTGATGATTCTTTTCCTTTTGTTGACTTCGATCTCATTCAGCTTATTCGGATTCATCATCGGGATATGGGCCGATAGTTTTGAAAAACTTCAGATCATTCCCTTACTCATCATCACTCCCCTTGTTTTTTTAGGAGGAAGTTTTTATTCCGCGAGTATGCTTCCACCTTTTTGGCAAAAGGTAACTCTTTTCAATCCGGTTCTTTATCTCGTAAGCGGATTTCGTTGGAGTTTTTACGAGATCGCGGATGTAAGCGTTGGCGTAAGCCTTTCGATGGTCTTCTTGTTTCTTACGATTTGTTTAACCCTGGTCTGGTTGATTTTTAAAACCGGATACAAAATCAAAAAGTGA
- a CDS encoding ABC transporter ATP-binding protein produces MKPKTKSSIVSVNDLSKYYANGFQALKNVSLEIQDGEIIALLGPNGAGKTTLISVICGIVNPSGGSVHVAGKNILKDYRYTRSLIGLVPQELSVHAFESVWATVSFTRGLYGKSPNPDYIERLLKSLSLWEKKDQMILTLSGGMKRRVLIAKALSHEPKVLFLDEPTAGVDVELRKDMWNIVRNLRENGVTIILTTHYIEEAEEIADRIGVMNKGELILVEDKKELMHKLGKKQLTIDLTQTLKKIPATLKTKGLEIINNGKQLLYTYDSHGKQTGISALLQDLKKAKIEFKDLNTTQSSLEEIFVQLVKESQ; encoded by the coding sequence ATGAAACCGAAAACGAAATCATCCATCGTCTCCGTAAACGATCTTTCTAAATATTATGCGAACGGATTTCAGGCTTTGAAAAACGTTTCTTTAGAAATTCAAGACGGAGAAATCATCGCGCTCCTCGGTCCGAACGGCGCGGGTAAAACGACTTTAATCTCCGTCATCTGCGGCATCGTAAACCCGAGCGGCGGTTCTGTGCACGTCGCAGGCAAGAACATTCTCAAGGACTATCGTTACACGAGATCCTTGATCGGTTTGGTTCCTCAGGAACTCAGCGTTCACGCGTTCGAATCCGTTTGGGCTACCGTAAGTTTTACGAGAGGGCTTTACGGAAAATCGCCTAACCCCGATTATATCGAAAGACTTTTAAAGTCCCTTTCTCTTTGGGAAAAGAAGGATCAGATGATTCTCACCCTTTCGGGAGGAATGAAACGCCGCGTCCTTATCGCGAAGGCTCTTTCCCACGAACCAAAAGTTCTTTTCTTGGACGAACCCACCGCGGGCGTGGACGTGGAACTCAGAAAGGATATGTGGAACATCGTCCGCAACCTTCGTGAAAACGGAGTGACTATCATCTTAACGACACACTACATCGAAGAAGCCGAAGAGATCGCGGACAGAATCGGCGTGATGAACAAGGGAGAATTGATCCTCGTCGAAGATAAGAAAGAGCTAATGCACAAGCTCGGTAAAAAACAACTGACGATCGATCTGACTCAGACCTTGAAAAAAATTCCGGCTACGTTAAAGACGAAGGGACTCGAGATCATAAACAACGGAAAACAACTTCTTTACACGTATGATTCTCACGGAAAACAAACCGGTATATCGGCATTACTTCAGGATCTCAAAAAGGCGAAGATCGAATTCAAGGATTTGAATACGACCCAAAGTTCTTTGGAGGAAATTTTCGTTCAGTTGGTTAAGGAGTCACAATGA
- a CDS encoding SpoIIE family protein phosphatase, translated as MIRLSRRTIRNCITILLLSCFVFFCKRSVEPFPKAKNGIISIPANLLEQGHILPLEGEWKFEEGFGKTKPLGPIQVPGFWENSEYPNYKGKAFGFATYRLQITGLAPGEYAIKFHEIHNAYRAYVNGRIGLQFGTPSPDAKEEVRKIGKPIVRFSVDEKNPNTEIVLEISNWFEGVGGIRRTPELGTDSFMAGADKTRRSFDFLTFGALLFFGFSSFVFYLLTKEESSSLYLSSVCAILALRILFTEEHYIFEMFPGFPPVLEFRIDVGSLFILASVFLSYIRSLFPNEFKTIPFRIFLAPNLVFFAAFWFLQGDPLETLVESYLLYMIVMIGVVFVVMVLATIHKRTGSFVFLASCFLLLIGALNDTLSRLSILPTPFIVPYTFLLFIAFQSLLISIRYRSLLKFTDTLNQELQIKFRAISASVQEAILVSDISGKILFWNEGAVKIFGWEGEEILNSPLERILPERNRKKHRNGVQRYFSSKRKRGTPKPFEMIGLKKDDTEFSLELSLTDWKIEKDHYIGIIIRDVTQRKNLESQRDNALNVLQSDLHTAEKLQKSMFPNPQSKDWPFFWSVTYLPMGPIGGDIYDIRKTKNGSWRFFIADATGHGTQAALLTMAIKADYDTLKDSDEEPGNILEQLNEKILPMFRTLNSLFTAFVLDWDPKSGKVQYASGGHPEQLILSEKEKIVLPKTGPILGLKNAAKFQTKSFRFENPFRLFLFSDGAFEVFDKSLMQLYGEERFHSYLQQNVYTPIQEILDSHLQILYRFRQSQDLTDDLTLLAVSLGNE; from the coding sequence ATGATTCGCCTATCAAGACGAACGATTCGAAACTGTATTACGATTTTATTGCTTTCCTGCTTCGTCTTTTTTTGTAAACGATCCGTAGAACCGTTTCCAAAAGCGAAGAACGGAATCATTTCGATTCCCGCCAACCTATTAGAACAAGGTCATATTCTTCCCTTAGAGGGAGAATGGAAATTCGAAGAAGGTTTCGGTAAAACAAAACCGCTCGGCCCAATCCAAGTTCCGGGCTTTTGGGAAAATAGCGAATACCCGAACTATAAGGGAAAGGCATTCGGCTTTGCGACGTATCGCCTGCAAATAACCGGGCTCGCGCCCGGAGAATACGCGATCAAGTTTCACGAGATTCACAACGCATATCGCGCGTATGTCAACGGAAGAATCGGTTTGCAATTCGGAACCCCTTCTCCGGACGCAAAAGAAGAAGTGAGAAAAATCGGAAAGCCGATCGTTCGTTTTTCCGTGGACGAAAAAAACCCGAACACCGAAATCGTATTAGAAATTTCGAATTGGTTTGAAGGAGTCGGAGGCATACGAAGAACTCCCGAATTGGGAACGGACTCGTTTATGGCCGGAGCCGATAAGACCAGACGTAGTTTCGATTTTTTGACGTTCGGAGCCCTTCTTTTTTTCGGATTTTCCAGTTTCGTATTTTATCTTCTTACGAAGGAAGAATCCTCTTCGCTTTATCTCTCCTCGGTTTGTGCGATCCTTGCACTGAGAATTCTTTTCACCGAAGAACATTACATTTTTGAAATGTTTCCGGGTTTTCCTCCCGTTTTGGAATTCAGGATCGACGTGGGCAGTCTTTTTATACTTGCTTCCGTGTTTTTGAGTTATATCCGTTCCTTGTTTCCGAACGAATTCAAAACGATTCCTTTTCGGATTTTTCTCGCGCCGAACCTCGTCTTCTTTGCGGCCTTCTGGTTCCTTCAAGGAGATCCTCTGGAAACCCTCGTGGAATCGTATCTACTTTATATGATCGTAATGATCGGAGTTGTGTTCGTAGTGATGGTCCTTGCGACGATCCACAAAAGAACGGGTTCGTTCGTTTTTTTGGCGTCTTGTTTTCTTCTTCTGATCGGAGCGCTCAACGACACGTTATCCAGGCTTAGCATCCTTCCGACTCCGTTTATCGTCCCTTATACGTTTTTATTGTTCATCGCGTTTCAATCGCTTTTGATTTCGATCCGTTACAGAAGTCTTTTAAAGTTTACGGACACTCTCAATCAGGAATTACAGATCAAGTTCCGCGCGATTTCGGCTTCGGTTCAGGAAGCGATTTTGGTTTCGGATATATCGGGAAAGATCCTCTTCTGGAACGAAGGCGCAGTAAAAATTTTCGGATGGGAAGGAGAAGAGATTCTAAATTCTCCCTTGGAAAGAATTCTTCCCGAAAGAAATAGAAAAAAACACCGCAATGGTGTACAACGTTATTTTTCTTCGAAGCGCAAACGAGGAACTCCTAAACCGTTCGAGATGATCGGATTGAAAAAAGACGACACCGAATTCTCTTTGGAGTTGTCCCTTACCGATTGGAAAATCGAAAAGGATCATTACATAGGAATCATCATTCGCGACGTCACTCAAAGAAAAAATTTGGAATCTCAGAGGGACAACGCTTTGAACGTGCTTCAATCGGATCTTCATACCGCCGAAAAATTACAGAAGTCCATGTTCCCGAATCCTCAATCCAAGGACTGGCCGTTTTTTTGGTCCGTTACCTATCTTCCTATGGGCCCGATCGGCGGCGATATATACGATATTCGTAAAACGAAAAACGGTTCCTGGAGATTTTTTATCGCCGACGCGACGGGACACGGAACCCAAGCCGCGCTTTTGACAATGGCGATCAAAGCGGACTACGATACACTGAAAGACTCGGACGAGGAACCCGGAAACATATTAGAACAATTGAATGAAAAAATTCTTCCCATGTTCCGAACGTTGAACTCCCTTTTTACGGCTTTCGTTTTGGATTGGGATCCGAAATCGGGGAAGGTTCAATACGCTTCGGGAGGTCATCCGGAGCAGTTGATTCTTTCGGAAAAGGAAAAGATCGTGTTACCTAAAACGGGTCCGATTCTCGGTTTAAAAAACGCGGCGAAGTTTCAGACAAAATCATTTCGATTCGAAAACCCGTTCCGACTTTTTCTTTTTTCGGACGGGGCCTTCGAAGTATTTGATAAAAGCCTAATGCAGTTATACGGAGAGGAAAGATTTCATTCTTATCTTCAGCAAAACGTTTATACTCCGATTCAGGAGATATTGGATTCTCATCTTCAAATCCTCTATCGATTCAGACAATCGCAGGATCTTACGGACGACCTCACCCTACTCGCAGTCTCTTTGGGGAATGAATGA
- the recD gene encoding exodeoxyribonuclease V subunit alpha, which produces MEEFFPKFIEKLKADILDLRESTLSNPSTKSFSEEDSNTLLEILNSIWDATEEGNLCVPVAKEWKNVFKLKPPGLVVEKIANEEWVYFEKTHQSKIELEQLLKKRIENKVSPKVDLQRAEEILKSLEAKSFPLKKAQTKAVLSCLNSSFQIVSGGPGTGKTTVVAFLLEILNGLGQLPAPEEIALVAPTGRAAQRLTEAIQENLKKISEIRDSHFLRGQTIHGLLSYKQSLGDFYYNKQRYLPHRLIIVDEVSMVDLNLMLSLWNAIPENPKDEDVPFRFILIGDPHQLPSVDKGAVLSDFLSVLESHKTDYISKLEESNRQKPNAKGNVSKIVTLAEEILRYSPENLNLGTAIDDNFAKTTSIQEDSKYESEVVWLQNPSNKNKDLSSRDEVVDKLWNEIFFPQISRIGTWKIKNSSDLNEPGFVQNFQNELKRFRCLTVFRNGYWGVEAIQTRIMNVAVQDLFRKRNQNSFVNLHPKRLAKRLYFIGLPILILQNDKSRKLFNGDIGIVLRMESTGELRAVFPIEGKLFPFALDTLPEHEPAFVMSIHKSQGSEYDTILIYVPDHPESKEDERSHKLLNRQILYTGITRAKNQVILAGNPKTWEIGIANSQKRNTGFKI; this is translated from the coding sequence ATGGAAGAATTCTTTCCAAAATTTATCGAAAAACTGAAAGCGGACATCCTGGATCTTCGCGAGTCGACCTTGTCCAATCCGAGCACGAAAAGTTTTTCCGAAGAGGATTCGAACACTCTATTAGAAATTTTGAATTCGATTTGGGACGCGACCGAAGAAGGAAACCTCTGTGTTCCGGTCGCCAAAGAATGGAAGAACGTATTCAAATTAAAACCACCCGGTTTGGTCGTCGAAAAAATCGCGAACGAAGAATGGGTTTACTTCGAAAAAACGCATCAATCCAAGATCGAATTGGAACAACTTCTTAAAAAAAGAATCGAAAATAAAGTTTCACCGAAGGTCGACTTACAACGCGCCGAAGAAATCTTAAAAAGTTTAGAAGCAAAAAGTTTCCCGTTGAAAAAAGCGCAGACGAAAGCGGTTCTTTCCTGTCTCAACTCTTCTTTTCAAATCGTAAGCGGCGGACCCGGAACGGGAAAAACCACGGTTGTGGCTTTTCTATTGGAAATTTTGAACGGGCTCGGACAACTCCCGGCTCCGGAAGAAATCGCGTTAGTCGCACCGACCGGAAGGGCGGCTCAAAGACTTACCGAAGCGATTCAGGAAAATCTAAAAAAGATTTCCGAAATACGGGATTCTCACTTTCTACGCGGGCAAACCATCCACGGACTTCTTTCCTACAAACAGTCGTTAGGCGATTTTTATTACAACAAACAACGTTATCTTCCGCATCGACTGATCATCGTGGACGAGGTTTCGATGGTCGATTTAAACTTAATGCTTTCCTTATGGAACGCGATCCCCGAAAATCCGAAGGACGAAGACGTTCCGTTCCGGTTTATTCTCATCGGAGATCCGCATCAACTTCCCTCAGTGGACAAAGGCGCGGTGTTAAGCGACTTCCTTTCCGTTCTAGAATCTCATAAAACGGACTATATCTCCAAGCTCGAAGAAAGCAACCGTCAGAAACCGAACGCAAAAGGAAACGTTTCCAAAATCGTAACGCTTGCTGAGGAGATTCTCCGATATTCTCCCGAAAACTTAAACTTAGGAACCGCGATCGACGACAATTTTGCTAAAACGACATCGATCCAAGAAGATTCGAAATACGAAAGCGAAGTCGTATGGTTGCAAAATCCTTCGAATAAAAACAAGGATCTGAGTTCGAGAGACGAGGTAGTTGATAAACTTTGGAACGAAATTTTCTTTCCTCAGATTTCAAGAATCGGAACTTGGAAGATAAAAAATTCTTCCGATCTAAACGAACCCGGGTTCGTTCAAAATTTCCAAAACGAACTCAAACGATTCCGCTGTCTTACGGTTTTTAGAAACGGCTACTGGGGCGTAGAAGCGATTCAAACAAGGATTATGAACGTCGCCGTTCAGGACTTGTTTCGCAAACGAAATCAGAATTCGTTCGTGAACCTCCATCCGAAACGTCTTGCCAAACGACTTTACTTTATCGGACTTCCGATCCTGATTCTTCAAAACGACAAAAGTAGAAAACTATTCAACGGCGACATCGGAATCGTATTGAGAATGGAATCGACCGGAGAACTCAGAGCCGTGTTTCCGATCGAAGGAAAATTATTTCCGTTCGCGCTCGACACTCTTCCCGAACACGAACCAGCGTTTGTGATGAGCATTCACAAAAGTCAAGGTTCGGAATATGATACAATTCTAATCTATGTTCCCGATCACCCCGAATCCAAAGAGGACGAACGATCGCACAAACTTCTCAATCGGCAGATTCTTTACACAGGAATCACAAGAGCCAAAAACCAAGTGATCCTCGCGGGCAATCCGAAAACTTGGGAAATCGGAATCGCAAATTCCCAAAAAAGAAATACCGGTTTTAAAATCTAA
- a CDS encoding UvrD-helicase domain-containing protein, whose protein sequence is MSGNRPYQLKSSFIEASAGTGKTFTIMEIVGDLISVYKIPLTQILILTYTEKAAGELKERLRKKLIASGFDKEARELDQVTISTIHGFCNMILQEYPVETETPPNWILTDSKERLSAALYRLQHEEWNTQVEPDHLENFLSESDYISQKENIISVGSKLLSGKKYPYSNETTPMSAETFNQKTALIAVEMVSEEFKTGEWMSYDRMILKTRDSLENPHLRKALQERYKIGILDEFQDTDSAQYEIFSRLFLEMESKEESQRFLYLIGDPKQSIYGFRGADIGTYLRAKKELKEKQAEEIPLNVNYRSVPELIRAYNEIFGGKKGEQSFFPIVERGFESTPIEYVPVSYPEQEAKILLSDKHKDGPITIVKFGGREFWKTDDARNAWGQFIAEEILKLAQDENPFLYRVREKSNEQERITEKRLNFREIAVLVKSKAEGKLVEQSLKLRGIPCSFYKQEGIYQSPESYQISNIFECLLDPNKPSSYRKLLLGDLFQIHPNHLPAFDEHSIDSYEKTTLDRWKTLAMDRKFSELFRSIEEDSRIFLTEDETDIDWERKRTNYRQIFRKLLQFQITNQADLEEVLEELKLLQTSSRNEEELPLFEKETEKDAVQILTLHASKGLEWPVVFLFNLSGNFVPDVYDYPAMGEDGQRFWKINFWDEPEEKEFSKEEYSYQSLNENKRLLYVGITRPKVRLYLPFYTPVNHKKTRDSAYYKILYPRLQSILENDPDPNLFKSVSWTPVPLDQTDVSKRNRIQNSDVRLTPLIHHESGTQKTIYLHSYSSLRTKANVTDNVALSVLDEAGLLKSDDAENLETAIEDALPSSASTGSFLHALLEEFDFSIFKTKSPKEILTNDKILSRMDFHLDYFQLSKTSTRTSFFEREIYQRRSAEILWNTLNADVPLQNGKPFQLVNLSKENRISEMDFHLDLDPEKIGPGNFLKGSIDLVVQIEDKFYLADYKSNLLEDYSPSSLKRNVENAESRYDLQRDIYAMILYEYLKNLFGADEAISKIGGVYYFFLRGMKSGETSGIYSDFDWSLERMEKIRRTVRELTSFSWEEEL, encoded by the coding sequence ATGAGCGGAAACCGTCCTTATCAATTAAAATCGAGTTTTATAGAGGCTTCCGCCGGAACCGGAAAAACGTTTACGATCATGGAAATCGTAGGAGATCTCATTTCCGTTTATAAAATCCCGTTGACTCAAATTCTAATTCTTACCTACACCGAAAAGGCCGCGGGGGAACTGAAAGAAAGACTTAGAAAAAAATTGATCGCATCCGGGTTCGATAAGGAAGCGAGGGAACTCGACCAGGTTACGATTTCAACTATACACGGTTTTTGTAATATGATTCTGCAGGAATATCCCGTGGAAACCGAAACTCCTCCGAACTGGATTCTCACCGATTCCAAAGAAAGACTGAGCGCCGCCCTATATCGTCTTCAACACGAAGAATGGAATACACAAGTCGAACCGGATCATCTGGAGAATTTTCTTTCCGAATCCGATTATATATCACAAAAAGAGAATATTATTTCCGTAGGCTCCAAACTTCTTAGCGGAAAAAAATATCCGTATTCGAACGAAACAACTCCGATGAGCGCGGAAACGTTCAACCAAAAGACCGCATTGATCGCGGTGGAAATGGTGTCCGAGGAATTCAAAACCGGAGAATGGATGAGTTACGATCGGATGATTTTAAAAACGAGGGACTCTCTCGAAAATCCTCATCTTCGAAAGGCTCTTCAGGAAAGATATAAAATCGGAATCTTGGACGAATTTCAAGATACGGACTCCGCTCAGTACGAAATTTTTTCACGTCTCTTTTTAGAAATGGAATCCAAGGAAGAATCGCAAAGATTCTTATATCTCATCGGCGATCCGAAACAATCCATCTACGGCTTTCGAGGAGCGGATATAGGAACCTATCTGCGCGCCAAAAAAGAATTAAAGGAAAAACAGGCCGAAGAAATTCCTTTGAACGTCAATTACAGATCCGTCCCCGAGTTGATCCGAGCCTATAACGAAATCTTCGGCGGAAAAAAAGGAGAACAAAGTTTTTTCCCGATCGTGGAACGAGGTTTCGAATCTACTCCGATCGAATACGTTCCGGTTTCCTATCCCGAACAGGAAGCCAAGATTTTGTTAAGCGACAAACACAAGGACGGTCCGATCACCATCGTGAAGTTCGGCGGAAGGGAATTCTGGAAAACGGACGACGCAAGAAACGCTTGGGGACAATTTATCGCGGAAGAAATCCTGAAGCTTGCACAGGATGAAAACCCTTTCTTGTATAGAGTCCGCGAAAAATCGAACGAACAAGAGCGCATAACGGAGAAACGATTGAACTTCCGTGAAATCGCGGTTCTCGTAAAGAGCAAGGCCGAAGGGAAACTCGTAGAACAATCCTTAAAACTCAGAGGAATTCCTTGTTCGTTTTACAAACAAGAAGGGATCTACCAGAGTCCGGAATCGTATCAAATTTCCAATATATTCGAATGTCTTTTAGATCCGAACAAACCTTCCTCTTATCGAAAACTTTTATTGGGCGACTTGTTTCAGATTCATCCGAATCACCTTCCGGCATTCGACGAACATTCCATCGATTCTTATGAAAAGACAACGCTCGATCGATGGAAAACTCTTGCGATGGATCGAAAGTTTTCGGAACTTTTCCGTTCCATCGAGGAAGACAGCAGAATCTTTTTAACGGAAGACGAAACGGATATCGACTGGGAAAGAAAAAGAACGAACTACAGACAGATCTTTCGAAAACTACTTCAATTTCAAATTACGAACCAAGCGGATCTCGAAGAAGTATTAGAAGAATTGAAACTACTCCAGACCAGCTCCAGAAACGAGGAGGAACTGCCGCTTTTCGAAAAAGAAACCGAAAAGGACGCGGTCCAGATTCTTACCTTACACGCGTCCAAAGGATTGGAGTGGCCGGTCGTGTTCTTATTCAACCTTTCGGGTAATTTTGTTCCGGACGTTTACGATTATCCTGCGATGGGAGAGGACGGACAAAGATTTTGGAAAATCAATTTCTGGGACGAACCCGAGGAAAAAGAATTTAGCAAAGAAGAATATTCTTATCAATCCCTAAACGAAAACAAAAGACTTTTGTATGTGGGAATCACGCGTCCCAAGGTTCGGCTTTATCTTCCGTTTTACACTCCCGTAAATCATAAGAAAACAAGGGATTCCGCATATTATAAAATTCTTTATCCGAGACTTCAAAGTATATTAGAAAACGATCCCGATCCGAATCTGTTTAAAAGCGTTTCGTGGACTCCAGTTCCTTTGGATCAGACGGATGTTAGCAAACGAAATCGAATCCAAAATTCCGATGTCCGTTTAACACCGCTGATTCATCACGAATCGGGAACACAAAAAACGATTTATCTGCACAGTTATTCTTCCTTGAGAACCAAGGCCAATGTTACGGATAACGTGGCTCTTAGTGTTTTGGACGAAGCGGGTCTGCTCAAATCCGACGACGCGGAGAATCTGGAAACCGCGATCGAGGACGCGCTTCCATCTTCGGCTTCGACCGGTTCTTTTTTACACGCGCTTTTGGAAGAATTCGACTTTTCGATTTTTAAAACGAAATCGCCGAAAGAGATCCTAACGAACGATAAAATTCTTTCGAGAATGGACTTCCATCTGGATTACTTTCAACTTTCAAAAACATCCACACGAACTTCATTTTTCGAAAGAGAAATTTATCAAAGAAGATCCGCAGAAATACTGTGGAACACTCTCAACGCGGATGTTCCCTTACAAAACGGAAAACCGTTTCAACTCGTAAATCTTTCGAAGGAAAATAGAATCTCCGAAATGGATTTTCATTTGGATCTGGATCCGGAAAAAATCGGTCCCGGAAATTTCTTAAAAGGTTCCATTGACTTAGTCGTTCAGATCGAAGATAAATTCTATCTTGCAGACTATAAATCCAACCTCCTCGAAGACTATTCTCCTTCTTCCTTAAAACGAAACGTGGAAAACGCCGAAAGCAGATACGATCTGCAAAGGGATATCTACGCGATGATACTTTACGAATATCTAAAGAACCTTTTCGGCGCGGACGAAGCGATCTCAAAGATAGGCGGAGTATATTACTTTTTTCTAAGGGGCATGAAAAGCGGAGAAACCTCCGGAATTTATTCCGATTTCGATTGGAGTTTGGAGAGAATGGAAAAAATCCGTAGAACCGTAAGGGAACTCACCTCGTTTTCCTGGGAAGAGGAACTCTGA